One window from the genome of bacterium encodes:
- a CDS encoding branched-chain amino acid ABC transporter permease, which produces MVRRYFPVAGFAGLVVAIQLATHFTGNSYHLTQLTMTAYYSLVIVGLCMLIGYAGQISLGHAGFFAIGGYVSAFLTTCDLKPYDGPFLSLLEKSGAVVSRQDFYGGSLLTVHPWLACAAAILLTVAVAYLVGGPVLKLKGHYLAMATLGIGIIVYRIVLGTDFLGAADGISEVPGFPLPAGLVITGDSALRVSNYYLAWGLVILGMILLLNLIHSRVGRALAAVHGAEDAAGAMGIPTARYKLHMFVLSAVFASLAGVLLTHYNGGIGPSEAGVMKSVRYVAIVAIGGMANLWGALTMSLVLNYLSLRGYFGTYDDTVFGAILILIMLFAPDGLLRRHLLSDLKRLVSRRDPEEEAP; this is translated from the coding sequence ATGGTGCGGAGATACTTCCCCGTCGCCGGCTTCGCCGGCCTCGTCGTCGCGATCCAGCTTGCGACGCATTTCACCGGCAATTCCTATCACCTCACCCAGTTGACCATGACCGCGTACTATTCGCTGGTCATCGTCGGACTCTGCATGCTCATCGGGTACGCGGGACAGATCTCGCTCGGCCATGCCGGGTTCTTCGCCATCGGCGGGTACGTGTCGGCGTTCCTGACGACCTGCGACCTGAAGCCGTACGATGGTCCCTTCCTGTCCCTTCTGGAGAAATCGGGGGCGGTGGTCTCCCGCCAGGACTTTTACGGGGGCAGCCTCCTGACGGTCCACCCGTGGCTTGCCTGCGCGGCGGCGATCCTCCTGACGGTCGCCGTCGCCTACCTCGTGGGTGGGCCGGTCCTGAAGCTCAAGGGCCACTACCTGGCCATGGCGACCCTCGGGATCGGCATCATCGTCTATCGCATCGTCCTGGGAACCGATTTTCTCGGCGCGGCGGACGGGATCTCCGAGGTCCCCGGGTTCCCCCTCCCGGCGGGGCTGGTCATCACCGGCGACTCCGCTTTGCGGGTCTCCAACTACTACCTGGCGTGGGGCCTGGTGATCCTCGGGATGATCCTCCTGCTGAACCTGATCCATTCCCGGGTCGGAAGGGCCCTGGCGGCGGTGCACGGGGCCGAGGACGCGGCGGGTGCGATGGGAATCCCGACGGCCCGCTACAAGCTGCACATGTTCGTGCTGAGCGCGGTGTTCGCCTCCCTCGCCGGGGTCCTCCTCACCCATTACAACGGCGGCATCGGACCGTCGGAGGCGGGCGTCATGAAGTCGGTCCGGTACGTCGCGATCGTGGCGATCGGCGGCATGGCGAACCTGTGGGGCGCGCTGACGATGAGCCTCGTGCTGAACTACCTGTCGCTCCGCGGGTATTTCGGAACGTACGACGACACCGTCTTCGGCGCCATCCTCATCCTGATCATGCTGTTCGCCCCCGACGGGCTGCTCCGGCGCCACCTCCTCTCCGACCTGAAGCGGCTGGTATCGCGAAGGGACCCCGAAGAGGAGGCGCCGTGA